The Acidobacteriota bacterium genome has a window encoding:
- a CDS encoding RHS repeat-associated core domain-containing protein, with protein sequence EKLRQTDIGIASYYFLQDHLGSTSALTNSSGTLIGQPVQYEAFGASAGSSLTPYGYTGREVDSLTGLMHYRSRWYDPQQGRFMSEDPIGFEGGLNLYGYAGNNPMMY encoded by the coding sequence GAAAAGCTGCGCCAGACAGACATTGGCATTGCCAGTTATTATTTTCTGCAGGATCATCTGGGCAGTACATCAGCGCTGACCAACAGCAGCGGGACTTTGATCGGGCAGCCAGTTCAGTACGAGGCCTTCGGAGCAAGCGCAGGCAGTTCTTTGACACCGTACGGTTACACGGGACGCGAAGTAGATTCGCTTACCGGGCTGATGCATTACCGCTCCCGCTGGTACGACCCACAACAAGGCCGCTTTATGAGTGAAGACCCGATTGGGTTTGAAGGTGGGCTGAATTTGTACGGGTATGCGGGCAACAACCCAATGATGTAC